AGGATTAATTGACCCCTGCCCGCCCGTATGCCTTAATGGCGTACCGCCCGCAGGGTATTTTCAGGAAAACTACAGTGAGTCAGGCCACACGTATGCGAAGACGACATCGGTTTAACACTCGGATGACGCGTATCATACTGCTTATCAGCCTCTTCTTTTTCGTCGGCCGCTTCGTTTATTCTTCTATTGGTGCGTGGTATCACCATCAGGAGAAAAAGCAGGCCCAGCAATCCAGCCTCTCCGTCGATTACGCCGAGCGTTCCCCGTCGACAATTAATTAATCGTTTGGATTTTGTTGGTTAATTTAATTATTCCGCAGGCTGTAATAATCGAATAATTTCGCTAATTCCTTTGCTCAGAATTTTATCCTGACGCATTACGATGGCCAGCTGGCGCTGTAATACCGGCGTAAGCGACCGCACGCATAACCCCTGCCTGTCTTCCACGCAATCGACCGCCATTCGGGGAATGATGCTGTATCCCAGCCCGACACGAAACATACGCTTGATCGCTTCGATACTGCCGGATTGCATAATCGGCTGCGCTTCCACGCCGCTTGCCTGAAACCAGGCGTCGATCACCAGGCGCGTAC
This DNA window, taken from Leclercia adecarboxylata, encodes the following:
- a CDS encoding YfgG family protein codes for the protein MSQATRMRRRHRFNTRMTRIILLISLFFFVGRFVYSSIGAWYHHQEKKQAQQSSLSVDYAERSPSTIN